In Gemmata obscuriglobus, a single genomic region encodes these proteins:
- a CDS encoding purine-nucleoside phosphorylase, producing the protein MAAFAAFARTAAALAPRAAVVLGSGLGGAAAAFVERAAVPFGAVPGLVPPSVHGHGGTLAVGEWGGVPALLVRGRVHFYEGHPWEVVTGTVRTAAELGARRLVLTNAAGGINPALSPGALMAIRGHLKLLGPAAWRGLAAGDGSVRPYAARLIEVMRAHERAGGRELLAGLYAALTGPSYETPAEIRALAACGADAVGMSTALEAEAAAARGLEVAAISCVTNKAAGIGGTALDHAEVLTNAALAVDRLGALLGALIRAPY; encoded by the coding sequence ATGGCCGCGTTCGCCGCGTTCGCCCGTACCGCTGCGGCGCTCGCGCCGCGGGCGGCCGTCGTGCTTGGGTCGGGATTGGGCGGCGCCGCCGCCGCGTTCGTGGAACGCGCAGCGGTGCCGTTCGGCGCCGTCCCGGGGCTGGTTCCGCCGTCGGTTCACGGCCACGGCGGCACGCTGGCGGTCGGCGAGTGGGGCGGCGTCCCGGCCCTGCTCGTTCGAGGCCGGGTGCATTTCTACGAGGGCCACCCCTGGGAGGTCGTGACCGGCACGGTGCGCACCGCGGCCGAACTCGGCGCGCGGCGCCTCGTCCTCACGAACGCCGCGGGCGGCATCAACCCGGCTCTGTCGCCTGGTGCGCTGATGGCGATTCGAGGACACCTCAAGCTCCTCGGCCCCGCCGCGTGGCGCGGCCTGGCGGCCGGCGACGGATCGGTGCGCCCGTACGCCGCGCGACTCATTGAGGTCATGCGGGCGCACGAGCGCGCCGGCGGACGCGAACTGCTCGCGGGGCTCTACGCAGCGCTGACCGGCCCGAGCTACGAGACCCCCGCGGAGATCCGCGCGCTCGCCGCTTGCGGGGCCGACGCCGTGGGCATGTCCACAGCGCTGGAAGCCGAAGCGGCAGCCGCACGCGGGCTCGAAGTGGCGGCAATTTCGTGCGTCACGAACAAGGCCGCCGGGATCGGAGGGACAGCGCTCGATCACGCCGAGGTGTTGACGAACGCCGCCCTGGCCGTTGACCGACTGGGGGCGTTACTCGGGGCGCTCATTCGCGCTCCGTACTGA
- a CDS encoding AAA family ATPase yields MPPPSPVSIPFELQGAPVHGFRGDAPDGPLTHPRGLTVAISRQAGSRGTEIAKKVADILTWQVFDHDTLDYLVQNDDARAQLLADVPGDARAWADAQLEHLQRDHKLNADPEVLPLIRLVLTVAARGNAVIVGRAAGFLLPPETTVHVRVIAPTEARIAYLAQELRLTRPEAAEEVRARDERRALFLDRTLARDAADPTAYDAVVNAERLGVEGAAQFIGWAVRTKQMFAEIAESSPPSPFTDLDDLAGV; encoded by the coding sequence ATGCCCCCTCCGTCTCCCGTTTCGATCCCGTTCGAGCTTCAGGGCGCACCGGTCCACGGGTTCCGTGGTGACGCCCCGGACGGCCCGCTCACGCACCCGCGGGGGCTGACGGTTGCGATCAGCCGGCAGGCGGGGTCGCGCGGCACCGAAATCGCGAAAAAGGTCGCCGACATCCTCACGTGGCAGGTGTTCGACCACGACACGCTCGATTACCTCGTTCAAAACGACGACGCCCGCGCGCAACTGTTGGCCGACGTGCCCGGCGATGCGCGGGCGTGGGCCGACGCGCAGCTCGAACACCTCCAGCGCGACCACAAGTTGAACGCGGACCCGGAGGTGCTCCCGCTGATCCGGCTCGTGCTGACGGTCGCGGCCCGCGGGAACGCCGTGATCGTGGGGCGGGCCGCCGGGTTCCTGCTGCCGCCCGAGACCACCGTACACGTCCGCGTCATCGCGCCGACCGAGGCGCGGATCGCGTATTTGGCCCAGGAACTCCGACTCACCCGGCCCGAAGCCGCCGAAGAGGTGCGCGCCCGGGACGAGCGCCGCGCACTGTTCCTCGACCGCACGCTCGCGCGCGACGCCGCGGACCCGACCGCCTACGACGCGGTGGTGAACGCCGAGCGGCTCGGCGTCGAAGGGGCGGCCCAGTTCATCGGCTGGGCCGTGCGGACCAAGCAGATGTTCGCGGAGATCGCGGAGAGCAGCCCGCCGAGCCCGTTCACCGACCTCGACGACCTGGCGGGCGTTTGA
- a CDS encoding ABC transporter permease, whose translation MNTTHESAAQALHPAPHSTLPSAFRAWCVLVVQSFQRHWRMRQMGLVSAGLLALVVTWVGFATRNGAWDVTQLRARRTVTTMIGPRPLATQEAERQSLGARYQVLFEGAEVNAQPPHELPNPLNPTEDALTTLLLSIPQAALRSEPLRESWGFMNYSRFAVLLVFMGFVLPLFTLSYASGAFGTDRETRSLVWVMTRPIPRGGIYLAKFLGTLPWCVAFGLGGFALVSLAGGATGRAAFALYWPAAAAGTVAFAALFHLVGALFRRPVVIGLVYVFFFETVVAALPGSLKLLSLTFYARSLMYNEAVAAGHPGEMLPAITAQAVSSETAWAVLLAAPVAITLLGMWLFSRSEYRDDV comes from the coding sequence ATGAACACCACGCACGAGTCCGCTGCTCAAGCCCTGCACCCGGCTCCTCATTCCACACTCCCCAGCGCGTTCCGCGCCTGGTGCGTGCTCGTCGTCCAGAGCTTTCAGCGGCACTGGCGAATGCGGCAGATGGGGCTCGTGTCGGCCGGCTTGCTCGCGCTGGTGGTGACGTGGGTCGGGTTCGCCACGCGCAACGGCGCCTGGGACGTTACACAGCTCCGCGCGCGCCGCACGGTCACCACCATGATCGGCCCGCGCCCGCTGGCAACCCAGGAGGCTGAGCGGCAGAGCCTCGGCGCCCGTTATCAGGTGCTGTTCGAGGGGGCGGAGGTCAACGCGCAACCGCCGCACGAGCTGCCGAACCCGCTGAACCCCACCGAGGACGCGCTCACCACCCTGCTCCTCTCGATCCCGCAGGCGGCCCTCCGGTCCGAACCGCTCCGGGAGAGCTGGGGGTTCATGAACTACTCGCGGTTCGCCGTGCTTCTGGTGTTCATGGGGTTCGTGCTGCCGCTGTTCACCCTCTCGTACGCGAGCGGGGCGTTCGGGACCGACCGGGAGACGCGCTCGCTCGTGTGGGTCATGACGCGGCCGATCCCGCGGGGAGGCATATACCTGGCGAAGTTTCTCGGCACGCTGCCGTGGTGCGTCGCGTTCGGGCTCGGCGGGTTCGCGCTGGTCTCCCTGGCCGGCGGCGCGACGGGCCGCGCCGCCTTCGCGCTGTACTGGCCCGCCGCGGCGGCCGGCACGGTCGCGTTCGCGGCGCTGTTCCACCTCGTCGGCGCGCTGTTCCGCCGGCCGGTCGTGATCGGCTTGGTCTATGTGTTCTTTTTCGAAACGGTGGTCGCCGCGCTGCCCGGGAGCCTGAAGTTACTGAGCCTGACCTTTTACGCCCGCTCGCTGATGTATAATGAGGCCGTCGCGGCCGGGCACCCCGGCGAGATGCTCCCCGCGATCACCGCGCAGGCCGTGTCCTCCGAGACCGCCTGGGCGGTGCTGCTCGCGGCCCCGGTCGCGATCACCCTGCTGGGAATGTGGCTGTTCTCCCGGTCCGAATACCGCGACGACGTGTGA
- a CDS encoding ABC transporter ATP-binding protein — MSNEFVPAGRATGVSTPVTGRAAEHAEVPHVADETVPTAHADTHEAQTEARAPHAARSSGAPLLLFEQVSKWYGTVLALNQVTLELTGGITGLVGANGAGKSTLLRMANGQLRPTLGRVSVRGVDTWNWRARRLVGYCPDADAFYEEMSGRRFVWTMARLCGYTRVESHRRTEGVLARVGMLERADRKLRGYSKGMRQRIKLAQALLHEPELLILDEPLSGIDPIGRQELLELFQSLAAQGKCLLISSHELEALEKLTNHVVIMARGRVAAVGTLQQIRDLLEDHPVSVRIDVENPRAVARLLIALPEVLAVDVAPNMADGSGALVVKADHPKRFFETFGRLAVEHAIDVRRLEPLDESAHAILGYLLGGSGKT; from the coding sequence ATGAGCAACGAGTTCGTGCCGGCGGGACGAGCGACGGGCGTCAGCACCCCGGTAACCGGCCGCGCCGCCGAACACGCCGAGGTGCCCCACGTGGCCGACGAAACGGTCCCGACCGCGCACGCCGATACGCACGAGGCACAGACCGAGGCACGGGCGCCTCACGCCGCCCGCTCGTCCGGCGCGCCGCTGCTCCTCTTCGAGCAGGTCTCCAAGTGGTACGGAACGGTTCTGGCGCTCAACCAGGTGACGCTGGAACTGACCGGCGGCATCACGGGCCTCGTCGGCGCGAACGGGGCCGGCAAATCCACACTGCTCCGGATGGCGAACGGCCAGCTCCGCCCGACGCTGGGTCGGGTGAGCGTGCGCGGGGTCGACACGTGGAACTGGCGCGCCCGGCGGCTGGTCGGGTACTGCCCGGACGCGGACGCCTTCTACGAGGAAATGTCCGGCCGCCGGTTCGTCTGGACGATGGCCCGGCTGTGCGGCTACACGCGGGTCGAGTCGCACCGGCGCACGGAGGGCGTGCTCGCGCGCGTCGGCATGTTGGAGCGCGCCGACCGCAAGCTCCGCGGGTACTCGAAGGGGATGCGCCAGCGGATCAAGCTCGCGCAGGCGCTTCTTCACGAGCCCGAACTGCTCATCCTCGACGAACCACTTTCCGGGATCGACCCGATCGGGCGCCAGGAGCTGCTCGAACTGTTCCAGTCGCTCGCGGCGCAGGGCAAGTGCCTGCTCATCTCCAGCCACGAGCTGGAGGCACTGGAGAAGCTCACGAACCATGTGGTGATTATGGCCCGGGGGCGGGTGGCGGCGGTGGGCACGCTCCAGCAGATCCGCGACCTGCTGGAGGACCACCCGGTTTCCGTCCGCATCGACGTTGAGAACCCCCGCGCGGTCGCACGGCTGCTCATCGCCCTACCGGAGGTTCTGGCCGTCGATGTGGCGCCGAACATGGCCGACGGATCCGGCGCGCTGGTCGTGAAGGCCGATCACCCCAAGCGGTTCTTCGAGACGTTCGGAAGGCTCGCGGTTGAGCACGCGATCGACGTGCGGCGCCTCGAGCCGCTCGACGAGTCCGCACACGCGATCCTCGGCTACCTGCTCGGCGGCAGCGGGAAGACTTGA
- a CDS encoding ABC transporter permease, giving the protein MAHTDTLLRYRPWRGTPLGPLYASTALARASLKLLLRRRLMWGLFGLALLIFFFFFYAQYLMVWITNQLATESVRFAGIPVSARNITRFLDRLALNGTDHTFGNFIWYQGYILVIVLSLAGSVLVGNDFAHGSLPFYLSKPIGRWHYVLGKCLAIGGLIGLLTTLPAALLWVEAGLLYDWHTYYFDHFSLLLGIIGYGAVLTAALSLLTVATAVLVRRTVPMAMIWMGLFALLPMLSGWLVESTENRHWRLIDLWNNLYLCGLSCLGADPATVRPQPQPDYWEAWAAVAGVTAACGLFLRRRIQAVEIVS; this is encoded by the coding sequence ATGGCGCACACCGACACCCTGCTCCGCTACCGGCCGTGGCGCGGGACCCCGCTCGGGCCGCTGTACGCCTCGACCGCGCTGGCCCGCGCGTCGCTGAAGCTCCTGCTCCGCCGGCGGCTCATGTGGGGCCTGTTCGGGCTGGCGCTGCTGATCTTCTTCTTCTTCTTCTACGCCCAGTACCTGATGGTGTGGATCACGAACCAGCTCGCCACCGAGTCGGTTCGGTTCGCCGGCATCCCCGTGAGCGCGCGCAACATCACCCGGTTCCTCGACCGGCTCGCGCTCAACGGCACGGACCACACGTTCGGCAACTTCATCTGGTACCAGGGCTACATCCTGGTGATCGTGCTGTCGCTCGCGGGCTCGGTGCTCGTGGGCAACGACTTCGCGCACGGGAGCCTGCCGTTCTACCTCTCGAAGCCGATCGGGCGGTGGCACTACGTGCTCGGCAAGTGTCTCGCGATCGGCGGGTTGATCGGCCTGCTCACGACGCTCCCCGCGGCGCTGCTGTGGGTCGAGGCCGGGCTGCTGTACGACTGGCACACGTACTACTTCGACCACTTCTCGCTGCTGCTCGGTATCATCGGTTACGGGGCAGTGCTCACCGCCGCGCTGTCGCTGCTGACGGTGGCAACGGCGGTGCTGGTGCGCCGCACGGTGCCGATGGCGATGATCTGGATGGGGCTGTTCGCGCTGCTCCCGATGCTTTCGGGGTGGCTGGTGGAGTCCACCGAGAACCGGCACTGGCGGCTGATCGACCTGTGGAACAACCTCTACCTGTGCGGGCTGAGCTGCCTCGGGGCGGACCCCGCGACGGTGCGCCCGCAGCCGCAGCCCGACTACTGGGAGGCGTGGGCGGCGGTTGCGGGCGTGACGGCCGCGTGCGGGCTGTTCCTGCGGCGGCGCATCCAGGCGGTCGAAATCGTCTCGTAA
- a CDS encoding ABC transporter ATP-binding protein codes for MSLIELNAVSRTFGAFTALRDVTLSLPEGRIGLLGPNGAGKSTLLKILMGLIPPSSGTGRVLNEPLGGDRDAAGNWRLRRLIGFMPEADALVPGLTGVEYVALAGELYGMPRREATRRAHEVLSYLELEEARYRLVEEYSLGMKQRVKLAQALVHDPPVLLLDEPTSGLDPAGRDAMLRLVKALGVDHGKSVLLSTHLLADVETVCERVVIIAGGQVRREGTVAELRDRHRDRFRVRVQGEAAAFRAELEAAGVKLLADNGEGEWRVGVPQGWSNLTFFQRAAARGVVIRSLVRDEETLEELFLRTVI; via the coding sequence ATGAGCCTGATCGAGCTGAACGCCGTTTCGCGCACGTTCGGCGCGTTCACCGCGCTGCGGGACGTTACGCTCTCGCTGCCGGAGGGCCGGATCGGGCTGCTCGGGCCGAACGGCGCGGGCAAATCGACGCTGCTGAAGATCCTGATGGGCCTGATCCCGCCGTCGAGCGGAACGGGCCGCGTGCTCAACGAGCCACTCGGCGGGGACCGGGACGCCGCGGGGAACTGGCGGCTCCGGCGGCTCATCGGGTTCATGCCCGAGGCGGACGCCCTCGTCCCGGGGCTCACCGGGGTGGAGTACGTGGCGCTCGCCGGCGAGTTGTACGGGATGCCGCGGCGCGAGGCCACGCGGCGCGCGCACGAGGTGCTCTCGTACCTGGAACTGGAAGAGGCCCGGTACCGGCTGGTCGAAGAGTATTCCCTCGGGATGAAGCAGCGCGTGAAGCTCGCCCAGGCGCTCGTTCACGACCCGCCGGTGCTGCTCCTGGACGAGCCCACGTCGGGCCTCGACCCCGCCGGGCGCGACGCCATGTTGCGGCTCGTGAAGGCGCTCGGTGTCGATCACGGGAAGTCGGTGCTGCTCTCAACGCACCTGCTGGCGGACGTGGAAACCGTGTGCGAGCGGGTCGTCATCATCGCCGGCGGGCAGGTGCGGCGCGAGGGAACCGTGGCCGAGTTGCGCGACCGGCACCGGGACCGGTTCCGCGTTCGCGTCCAGGGCGAGGCCGCGGCGTTCCGCGCCGAACTGGAAGCGGCGGGGGTGAAGTTGCTCGCCGATAACGGCGAGGGCGAATGGCGGGTCGGGGTCCCACAGGGGTGGTCGAACCTGACGTTCTTCCAACGCGCCGCCGCACGAGGCGTCGTCATCCGCAGCCTCGTGCGCGACGAGGAAACGCTGGAGGAACTGTTCCTCAGAACGGTGATTTGA
- the argJ gene encoding bifunctional glutamate N-acetyltransferase/amino-acid acetyltransferase ArgJ, with protein sequence MSEWHLARGYRYAGIVSGLRTEPDRRDLAVIVSDTPAAATGVFTQNRVCAAPVQVSRERLPRADARAIVVCSGNANACTGDQGLADARRMTQLVATELGCATEQVLVASTGVIGRPLPMPVLEAGVPKATSEVAEGRDALSNAAHAILTTDTGIKIATRRHADFTVTGFAKGAAMIGPNMATMLGFVLTDAAVAPADLHRILKVAAEQSFNSISVEGHTSTNDTVFLLANGSGPPLAGAELDAFAHEVRHVCVELARKIIIDAEGAEHLITIEVEGCRSDAEAKQVAKTIAESALVKTAVFGADPNWGRVVSAAGYSGVAFEEKDLSLWMGDLLLYRAGAPLPFDAASASAYLKHNREVHFKLRFTLGTGRSTFYTSDLTTEYVRLNADYTT encoded by the coding sequence ATGAGCGAATGGCACCTCGCCCGCGGCTACAGGTACGCGGGCATCGTCAGCGGGTTGCGTACCGAGCCCGACCGGCGCGACCTGGCCGTTATTGTGAGCGACACACCGGCCGCCGCGACGGGCGTGTTCACTCAAAACCGTGTGTGTGCGGCCCCCGTACAGGTGAGCCGCGAGCGGCTCCCGCGCGCCGACGCCCGCGCGATCGTGGTGTGCTCGGGTAACGCCAACGCCTGCACCGGCGATCAGGGCCTCGCCGACGCCCGGCGGATGACCCAACTCGTCGCCACCGAACTCGGGTGCGCCACGGAGCAGGTGCTGGTGGCCTCGACGGGCGTGATCGGCCGCCCCCTGCCGATGCCGGTCCTTGAGGCAGGGGTCCCGAAGGCGACCAGCGAAGTGGCCGAGGGGCGCGACGCGCTTTCGAACGCCGCTCACGCCATTCTGACCACTGACACCGGGATCAAGATCGCCACCCGCCGGCACGCGGACTTCACCGTCACAGGGTTCGCGAAGGGCGCGGCGATGATCGGCCCGAACATGGCCACCATGTTGGGCTTCGTCCTCACCGACGCCGCGGTAGCCCCCGCCGACCTGCACCGCATCCTCAAAGTGGCCGCCGAGCAGAGCTTCAACAGCATCTCGGTGGAGGGCCACACCAGCACCAACGACACCGTGTTCCTGCTGGCTAACGGTTCCGGCCCCCCGCTCGCGGGAGCCGAACTGGACGCTTTCGCGCACGAGGTGCGGCACGTCTGCGTGGAACTGGCCCGCAAAATCATCATCGACGCCGAAGGCGCTGAGCACCTCATTACCATCGAGGTCGAGGGCTGCCGCAGCGACGCCGAGGCGAAGCAGGTCGCCAAGACCATCGCGGAAAGCGCGCTCGTCAAAACCGCGGTGTTCGGCGCCGACCCGAACTGGGGGCGGGTGGTGTCCGCGGCGGGGTACTCGGGCGTCGCGTTCGAGGAGAAGGATCTGTCGCTGTGGATGGGCGACCTGCTTCTCTACCGGGCCGGTGCGCCGCTGCCGTTCGACGCCGCGTCCGCGTCCGCCTACCTGAAGCACAACCGCGAGGTGCATTTCAAACTGCGGTTCACGCTCGGCACCGGCCGTTCGACGTTTTACACCAGCGACCTGACCACCGAGTACGTCCGGCTCAACGCCGATTACACCACTTGA
- a CDS encoding carboxypeptidase-like regulatory domain-containing protein gives MRLAVIAALVLIPTAGCSSGKSISLPSPVEAGGKVTFASGQPVRDVYIVLTPTDAMAPANGKVKSDGTFSLKTYDEKPGAVPGKYRVTFQAPVGAPVAEVKAAEAMLAQIPAKYKQDSSPLEVEIPSGGNTRLDLKLDAK, from the coding sequence ATGCGCCTCGCCGTTATTGCAGCACTTGTCCTGATACCTACCGCCGGGTGCTCTTCGGGTAAATCGATTTCCCTCCCAAGCCCTGTTGAGGCAGGTGGCAAGGTGACGTTCGCCAGCGGGCAACCCGTGCGAGACGTTTACATCGTCCTGACCCCAACCGATGCAATGGCTCCGGCGAATGGGAAGGTGAAGTCAGATGGCACTTTCAGTCTCAAAACCTATGACGAGAAACCAGGCGCGGTGCCCGGCAAATATCGGGTAACCTTCCAAGCCCCAGTCGGTGCACCAGTTGCTGAAGTCAAAGCTGCCGAAGCTATGCTCGCGCAGATTCCTGCAAAATACAAACAAGATAGCTCACCGCTTGAGGTCGAAATCCCTTCCGGCGGTAACACCCGTTTAGACCTCAAACTCGACGCGAAGTGA
- a CDS encoding DUF1559 domain-containing protein, translating to MARFSGRRSAFTLIELLVVIAIIAILIGLLLPAVQKVREAAARMSCSNNLKQMGLAAHNYESAFNTLPAPGQCDSTGSSTTAYMVHSFGTYILPYIEQENVYKLFNMTATLAETGYPGTTGAIMHSKATGYSYTDTRWASGQTAAKTRIKTFLCPSSPVGDTRDPNGYGGLDYMVIATSDIEDGSGGTPAADTPVGTRPDGAGRRALMAKQGCLSCDGRTVIGVSDGASNTIMIIEDAGRTHPTLGTKTASTRTLPHPASQTADSFDVGTLTNARRVNAWADPDAFANGLSGAPTGAADRGSKVFNQSANPFGGPTNCPWTNNNCGPNDEPFSFHTGGVMACFGDGSVRFLRDSISPLVAKGLATSSGGEVVNAD from the coding sequence ATGGCTCGTTTCTCGGGTCGCAGGTCCGCGTTCACCCTGATTGAGTTGCTGGTGGTGATCGCCATCATCGCGATCCTCATCGGGTTGCTGCTCCCGGCCGTTCAGAAGGTGCGCGAGGCCGCCGCCCGGATGAGCTGCTCGAACAACCTCAAGCAGATGGGACTGGCCGCCCACAACTACGAGTCCGCCTTCAACACGCTCCCGGCCCCCGGGCAGTGCGACTCGACCGGGTCCAGCACCACTGCGTACATGGTCCACTCGTTCGGTACATACATTCTGCCGTACATTGAGCAAGAAAACGTGTACAAGCTGTTCAACATGACAGCGACGCTGGCGGAAACTGGCTACCCCGGCACGACCGGCGCGATCATGCACTCGAAAGCGACCGGTTACTCGTACACCGACACACGGTGGGCGAGCGGCCAGACGGCGGCCAAAACGCGGATCAAGACGTTCCTGTGCCCGAGTAGCCCGGTCGGCGACACTCGTGACCCGAACGGCTACGGCGGCCTCGATTACATGGTAATTGCGACCAGTGACATTGAAGACGGTAGCGGCGGCACCCCCGCGGCAGACACTCCGGTCGGCACCCGCCCCGATGGCGCCGGGCGCCGGGCGCTGATGGCCAAGCAGGGGTGCCTTTCGTGTGATGGCCGCACCGTCATTGGGGTCTCGGATGGGGCGAGCAACACCATCATGATCATTGAGGACGCCGGGCGAACGCACCCGACCCTGGGCACGAAGACGGCATCCACCCGGACCCTGCCGCACCCCGCGTCTCAAACCGCCGACAGTTTTGATGTTGGCACTCTGACGAACGCTCGCCGTGTAAACGCGTGGGCAGATCCCGACGCATTCGCGAATGGTCTGTCGGGTGCCCCAACAGGTGCGGCGGACCGCGGCTCGAAGGTATTTAACCAGTCGGCCAATCCGTTCGGCGGTCCGACGAACTGCCCGTGGACGAATAACAATTGTGGCCCGAACGACGAGCCGTTCTCCTTTCACACGGGCGGCGTGATGGCCTGTTTCGGTGACGGTAGCGTCCGTTTTCTCCGCGACAGCATCTCGCCACTCGTCGCCAAGGGGCTGGCAACGTCATCCGGTGGCGAAGTCGTCAACGCGGACTAA
- a CDS encoding group I truncated hemoglobin, with protein sequence MRARILLAVLILSGAVGLTRADDKPLDRAELDKRIVRIVYESALLGTEIFNRGGHGECARLYQGTLSAVVPMLDHRPKLQTDAQQRLERAKGLNKAADAAIEMRAALDEIQNTIAPPIKKEPALEPKDTKEPKNTQEPKDAKKVLWDRLGGESVVKAVVHDFALAALEDPKVNFTRGGKYKPSAAALEKSIVDMISDVSGGPFKYSGKSMKEAHKGMAITDAEFDALAVHLVASLKKFKVADPEIAELVKVVAGTREAIVEKAPAPTEKGAKP encoded by the coding sequence GTGCGCGCACGAATTTTACTGGCGGTGCTCATCCTGAGTGGGGCAGTCGGCCTCACGCGGGCGGACGACAAGCCCCTGGACCGGGCCGAACTCGACAAGCGGATCGTGAGAATCGTGTACGAGTCCGCACTGCTGGGCACGGAAATCTTTAACCGCGGCGGACACGGGGAGTGCGCTCGGCTATATCAGGGCACGCTGTCGGCCGTGGTGCCGATGCTCGACCACCGACCGAAGCTCCAGACCGACGCCCAGCAGCGGCTCGAGCGCGCCAAAGGGCTGAACAAGGCGGCCGACGCCGCCATCGAGATGCGCGCGGCACTGGACGAGATCCAGAACACCATCGCTCCGCCGATCAAAAAAGAGCCCGCACTCGAGCCGAAGGACACTAAGGAACCCAAAAACACGCAGGAGCCGAAGGACGCCAAGAAAGTGCTGTGGGACCGTCTCGGGGGTGAGAGCGTGGTGAAGGCGGTCGTTCACGATTTCGCGCTCGCGGCCCTCGAAGACCCGAAGGTGAACTTCACCCGCGGCGGCAAATACAAGCCGAGCGCCGCGGCACTGGAGAAGTCGATCGTGGACATGATCAGCGACGTGAGCGGCGGGCCGTTCAAGTACAGCGGCAAGAGCATGAAAGAGGCGCACAAGGGGATGGCGATCACCGACGCCGAGTTCGACGCTCTGGCCGTTCACCTCGTCGCGTCCCTGAAAAAGTTCAAGGTCGCGGACCCGGAAATTGCGGAGCTGGTGAAGGTCGTCGCCGGCACCCGTGAGGCAATCGTCGAGAAGGCCCCGGCGCCGACGGAAAAGGGCGCAAAACCGTAA
- a CDS encoding S1C family serine protease: MRDDDDDGRDRGPHNDRPTRPRFPDRYPPDGPPARPILWYAAFLLLGVALGGLGITAGTYLVSRFRAERGGLDPNAQLRTTTPAAAPDAEEAQRETVFEKVRPSVVNVDVVMVKQGRWDEAPSELQTSGGSGFVWDESGRVVTNYHVVAEVRKRQGTELRVVLADRTAYTAALIGVAPDNDLAVLQISAPKEKLKPIQVGTSDDLKVGRTVYAIGNPFGLSLSMTTGIISSLNRIIEAPSGVKIPKAIQTDAAINPGNSGGPLLDKTGRLIGVNTSIATPNGGNVGIGFAIPVDTVNRVVTELIQSGRSLRPDLGVKLYDERQLRRARYDHGVMIDRVVLNGPADAAGLKGCAYSPRGVVTQAGDLIVAINGEPIDNVEDYERVVRGLPVGGEAKVKIVRFPTKEMELTVTVGGV; the protein is encoded by the coding sequence ATGCGCGACGACGACGACGACGGCCGCGACCGCGGCCCCCACAACGACCGACCGACCCGGCCCAGGTTCCCCGACCGGTATCCGCCCGACGGGCCGCCGGCCCGTCCGATACTGTGGTACGCCGCGTTCCTGCTGCTCGGCGTGGCGCTGGGCGGGCTCGGGATCACGGCCGGCACCTACCTGGTGAGCCGGTTTCGCGCGGAGCGTGGCGGGCTCGACCCGAACGCGCAGCTCCGCACGACCACCCCGGCCGCCGCCCCGGACGCCGAGGAGGCGCAGCGAGAAACCGTCTTCGAGAAGGTCCGCCCCTCGGTCGTGAACGTGGACGTGGTGATGGTGAAGCAGGGCCGCTGGGACGAGGCCCCTAGCGAACTTCAGACCAGCGGCGGGTCCGGGTTCGTGTGGGACGAGTCCGGCCGCGTGGTCACCAACTACCACGTGGTCGCGGAGGTGCGCAAGCGCCAGGGCACCGAACTGCGGGTGGTGCTGGCGGACCGCACCGCGTACACCGCGGCGCTGATCGGGGTGGCGCCGGACAACGACCTCGCGGTGCTCCAGATTTCCGCACCCAAGGAGAAGCTGAAGCCGATCCAGGTGGGCACCTCGGACGACCTGAAAGTCGGCCGCACGGTGTACGCGATCGGGAACCCGTTCGGGCTGAGCCTCAGCATGACGACGGGGATCATCAGCTCGCTGAACCGGATCATCGAGGCGCCGAGCGGGGTGAAGATCCCGAAGGCGATTCAGACCGACGCGGCCATCAACCCCGGGAACTCCGGCGGCCCGCTGCTCGACAAGACCGGCCGGCTGATCGGGGTCAACACCTCGATCGCGACGCCCAACGGGGGCAACGTGGGGATCGGCTTCGCGATCCCGGTGGACACGGTGAACCGGGTGGTCACCGAGCTGATCCAGAGCGGTCGGTCGCTGCGTCCGGACCTGGGGGTGAAGTTGTACGACGAGCGGCAGTTGCGCCGCGCCCGGTACGACCACGGGGTGATGATCGATCGCGTCGTGCTGAACGGGCCGGCCGACGCCGCGGGGCTGAAAGGGTGCGCGTACAGCCCGCGCGGGGTGGTGACCCAGGCCGGCGACCTCATCGTGGCGATCAACGGCGAGCCGATCGACAACGTGGAGGATTACGAGCGGGTGGTCCGCGGGTTGCCGGTCGGGGGCGAGGCGAAGGTGAAGATCGTTCGCTTCCCGACGAAGGAGATGGAGCTAACGGTGACGGTGGGCGGGGTGTGA